The sequence below is a genomic window from Candidatus Eisenbacteria bacterium.
GTACGTCCGCCGCGCCCTGGGGGAGCCATCCTATGTAACCGTCGCGCTGGTGGTCGCGGTTCCAGCCCTGGGAGCCATGGTCGCGAGCAACTTCTGGGGAGGCCTCTCGGACGTGTCGGGGAGGCTCAAGCCGATGGTCCTCGTCGGCCTTGCCGGATACGCCGCGGCCGTGGCGGTGATCCCGTTCTTCGGACAGGGCTTCGAGGTGCTTCTCTACGTCGGGCTGGCCTCGCTCCTCTACGGCACGCTGGCGCCGTCGCTCAAGACCTACGTGACGCTCTTCCGTCCGGACCGGAAGGAGCACGCCCTCGCGTTCGTCCTGATGGCGCAGAGCACGGGCTGGCTCGTCGGCAGCTACGGCGCGGGGTGGCTCCTCGAGGGCGGGATCGCGACGGGGATGCGCGCCGCGATGTGGTCCTGCGCCGGTCTCCTCGGCGCGCATGCGCTCGTCTGCGCGCTCGCGCTCCGAGACTTGCGCCGCGAGCCGCTCCCCGCGCGGGACCACGGCGGCTGGATGTCGAAGCTCGCGCAGGATCTCGCGTCGCTCTACGAGAATCCGCGTCTTCTCCGCCTCTGCGCGCTTGCCTTCCTCTTCGTCTCGGCGAACTACGTCATGTGGGGATTCTTCTCGGTCTACATGGTGGAGGGCCTGAGCGCCAGCATGCGCACGCTGCGCTACGCGCTCGCGGTCTCGAGCGTGCTCGGGATCGTGTCGTTCCTCTACGTGGGGCCGTTGATCCGCCGTTTCGGCGGCCGCGCCGTGCTCGCGAGCGGGATCTCGCTCTACGGGGCCATGTATCTCGGAATCGGGCTCGCGCGGGATCCGATGACCGTCGGAGCCCTCTACGCGCTTCCGCTCTTCAGCCTGGTCAACGTCAGCGCGAACGTCCTCGCGAGCGAGTACTCCACCGCGGCCCAGCGGGGAGGCGGGCTCGGCGTCCTGAGCGGGACCTATGCGCTGGCGACGGTCGTCGGCCCCGTGACGGGCGGGATCCTCGCGGACCGGTTCGGCCTCCGGGCGGTGCCGTGGCTGGCGCTCGGGTTCATCCTCGCCGCGGCGCCCCTCGCCTGGTACCAGACGGTCCGGGGGAGGCGGGAATTGCTGGGGAATGCGCCCTAAGTGGAAGAAAACCGCGTTGATGTGGGGTACTGGCGGATGGTAACCTCAATGGCCTGGACCGGCCGGCCGGGCATTCCCCAGGCCCGTCCCCAAGTGATGTCCAACCAAAGGCTTAGGCTTCGATGAGAAAACACCTCGCCCTACTTGCTTCGGTGAGCCTGCTCCTCCTTGGAACGCCCCCCTTGGGCCAGGCGAAGCCCGATTCCCAGAAGCCCGCCACCGCGGACAAGAAGGCCTCCGAGACTCAGGACAAGAAGGCCGCCGATGCCACCAAGCTCGACTGGCTCGCCCTCGACGCCGCCGTGGACAAGGCGAAGTCCCAGAACAAGCACGTCATCGTCAACGTCTACACGACCTGGTGCGGCTACTGCCGCATGATGGACAAGCAGACCTTCGGCAACGACGAGGTCGCCGCCCACCTGCGGGAGAACTTCGTCCTCGCCAAGGTGAACGGCGAGTCCTCCTCCAAGGTCCACTGGCAGGGACAGGAGATGACCGAGCGCCAGTTCGCCCGCGCGGTCGGCGTCACCGGCTTCCCGGCCACGTACTTCCTCAAGCCCAACGCCGAGATGCTCGGCGGCGTGAGCGGCTACATCCGCTCTCCGGACTTCATGATCTATGCGAAGTACGTGAGCACGAAGTGGTACGAGAAGGGCAAGCTCCAGGCGTACGTCGATTCCCTCCGCGCCTCGCAGTAGCGTCCCCTCTGACCTTGCGGCCAGCGGGAGCGCAAGGCAATATCGCCGCATGACTCGCCG
It includes:
- a CDS encoding MFS transporter gives rise to the protein MPPLILAAALLEGLSLTLIQGYLPLYVRRALGEPSYVTVALVVAVPALGAMVASNFWGGLSDVSGRLKPMVLVGLAGYAAAVAVIPFFGQGFEVLLYVGLASLLYGTLAPSLKTYVTLFRPDRKEHALAFVLMAQSTGWLVGSYGAGWLLEGGIATGMRAAMWSCAGLLGAHALVCALALRDLRREPLPARDHGGWMSKLAQDLASLYENPRLLRLCALAFLFVSANYVMWGFFSVYMVEGLSASMRTLRYALAVSSVLGIVSFLYVGPLIRRFGGRAVLASGISLYGAMYLGIGLARDPMTVGALYALPLFSLVNVSANVLASEYSTAAQRGGGLGVLSGTYALATVVGPVTGGILADRFGLRAVPWLALGFILAAAPLAWYQTVRGRRELLGNAP
- a CDS encoding thioredoxin family protein, with protein sequence MRKHLALLASVSLLLLGTPPLGQAKPDSQKPATADKKASETQDKKAADATKLDWLALDAAVDKAKSQNKHVIVNVYTTWCGYCRMMDKQTFGNDEVAAHLRENFVLAKVNGESSSKVHWQGQEMTERQFARAVGVTGFPATYFLKPNAEMLGGVSGYIRSPDFMIYAKYVSTKWYEKGKLQAYVDSLRASQ